Part of the Drosophila pseudoobscura strain MV-25-SWS-2005 chromosome 2, UCI_Dpse_MV25, whole genome shotgun sequence genome, CGCCAAGGGTCCGTTCCTGCTGGGCGTTAAGGCCGTCATTGCGGAATCGTACGAGCGCATCCATCGCTCCAATTTGGTAGGAATGGGCATTATTCCCCTGCAGTTCTTGCCTGGCCAAAACGCCGAAACTCTGAACTTGAATGGCCGCGAGCTCTACAACATTGCTCTGCCCGAGAGTGGCTTGAAGCCTGGTCAAAAGGTCCAAGTGGAGGTAAGTTACAACCTGTTTGACGTACCTTTTCTATTGTTATATATTAACGTTAATATCCCTTCTCTAAGGCTGACGGCAATGTGTTTGAGACCATTCTGCGTTTCGACACTGAGGTTGACATCACATATTATAGGAACGGCGGCATCCTCAACTACATGATCCGCAAGATGCTCTCCTAAGCGTCCTCTTTtcatttgtgtttatttttttatattccaATTGCATTTTTACGCTGTAATCTGTAGTAGTCCCCTAAGTCTATAATTTGTGGTGGTCCCTGCCTGGTCAAACTAATCAGAATATAATAAATTAAGCCTACATTTGGTATCCAATTAAGCTCTGGCATTGCAGATTCCGAAGAGTACCTAAAAACGTTCTTGTATGATCCAAAGAGAAAAGATATACTATTAATATATCGGATAACGTTGCATACTTATGAAGAGCGATTCAGCAGCTTCCATTGAGTTCCCTGATAACCGTCTGCATTGTACGAAGACGGATATCATACTATGGATTTGAGTACCCGAAACAGTTGAATCAATTTCGCTCTTATGAGATAAACAAAGCCCAGTGATGCTCGAAATGTGACAAAACTGAACTTGGTGCATCCCATAAATTGAAACCAAAAGAGGCACACGTTTCGCACGCACCATCACAGAACCGGAAAAGGATTCACTCACTCGAATCGCCCCCGATCTAGGCTGCTTACAAAAGAGCTATCTAAAAGAAACAGCAACTGTGATATGTAAAGGATTTGTATGTTAAATCACGGCTACTATTTCCTTAGATAACTCGATATAAATTCAGGACAACGCGACAATTGTATTACTTccgaaacgaagcgaaagGAAACACTTCCTTGCGGGAAGTTGAGTTCAGTTCGATCTCTCGCTACCAAGGAACACACCGTCACCACATCACCGCCACAAATCAAAGAACGTATGGCTTAGAACTAAAACCTGAGAAGTGGTCATCCAGCTCTTATAAGCACCGTGCCGTTCAATGGCCGCTGCCACCGCATCAGGTTTCCTGTGCCGGCCGATGCCGATCAGTTTTGGTTATTGCCAAAATCCGCTGAGCGCTGCAATTCATTTTCTGGCGTGCTCGACATTTTTATGCAGAATTTATATGAATTTACGAAGTTTTCTATCTGTTTGTGCTGCACTTTGTCCAGTTTTGGACGGCGCACTGAACCCAAGCCGGGTTCTGCCCCACGAGCGGCTTCCGCAAACATGTTGACCCCCATTCGCGATGGGGTCAATGAACATTCAGTCACGTTGCCAGCTTCTAGATCATTCAAATTTTGGGTCAGTTCTGGGGTGTTCTATgattttaaaaaacaaaaactttttgaAGGAATAGGTAATTATACTTCTACTAGCTTATTTAAGGCTATATCGACCATATTTTGACCgggagtacttaaaagtagttaatcttgtagaaaattgattcataaatgggataaaactatgtgggcatggctaaatgttctatgtAGCTAGTAATACTCAACAGAATATCAAAAAGAGGAATATGAGCGACTatcctctttcgtttttttgtgtgacctatttcgctaaatcctttttttgtttgaactatttcgctaaaacctttttttacgcataatgcaataaaagcaattatttaaGGTAAGCCAGtcaaatagaaaattgatttactaattggataaaattatgtgggcatggctaaaagttgtatctagctagtaatattctacggaagatcaaaaacgaggaatatgtaaaatagaccttgaattcgtcagtatatttacggtatattttttaaacgagacggtatgtttcggtatatttctgagggtctgacggtatattttatcggtCATCAcaagttttttaattttatttattaataacaaaagGCTGCGGAACGAGAGCATCGAATGAGATGAAATGTGCCAGAGTCGTGACTTGCTTTGTTTTGTGAGGCGTTAGGGCCTGGAGCACTCAAAGTTTTCGCAACACGGGCCTTGAAGCGGTGCCGTTTTCCGTCAGTTTTTCTAGACGGAAGGAAGAATAAATTAAGTCTGATTTTTTGAGTTTGGGGAGGCAATGGAGACTGATTATCAAAATTATGTCGAGTCATTGTCCGGTGTATCTTCAGATGACGATGATATGTCCACAGTGGACAGTTCGGACGAGACTTCAGAGGAGCCGACCCCCTCGCCAGCGCTCAACACGCGAACCCGAAACCTGGGCCAAATGCTGTACGACAGGGAGGTGAGTGCACATTGGACAAACCACCGAAATCCCACCGATTTGTCGCTAAACACACTTACATCCATATCTGCAGCGCTCTGGATTCTTCTCGGGCACATCACGTGCtggccaaaagcagcaacTTCCATATGACCGGGTGCCAAATAGATTAAAATTGTATCTCAAGGACGTAATAGCCAGCAGTGTCATGGAGGGGTAAGCAGTCCACATCATTACATGTCGCTCCGTCCCTTATGTAGCCCAATACTTTCAGACACATATTCATGGGATTGACTGCCTGCGGCCAGTACATGCTCAGCCATCGGGTCACCTGTAACGAAGGACTTAATCACTACTCCTTCAACATGGGCTACAAGTACACGTGAGTGTCGCCTTCCAGCTGTCCAACGACGCATCCCATAAGTTGCTGAAATAAAAACCCCTCTTTTTGCAGTCTTTACTTCTGGATCTTCCAGCCGTACAAAAAGCTGCGCTACTTCTTTACGCGACGCCTCTTTGATGATCATGTGGTGGACAACATTAAGACTGTCAGCATGACTCAGTGGAAGAATGCTGGGAAGCAAATCTTGGTTGTGCATGGCGCTGCCACGGAGGAGAGCGAAGATAGCTACATCACATATGTTAAAGTTCCTAAGCTTGGTTGTTTGGAGTGCAAAAAACTTAACGATGACGGTCCATGTATGTGCAGTCAATCAATCATCACTTGAATACCGATTAGAGTGCCCCCATAATTTGTACACTTCTTCTACAGATTCCTTCTACAACGCGCACTGCCTGAATTGCCATTTGACTGTGCATACCAAGTATTCTTCGACTGAAACGGATCCCGGATTCCAGCCAAAAATCAATCTGCTTTGCCCCGAGCGCATTCTGATAATTTCCAATGGATTTATGCACATGCTCCGCATCGATGTTGACACGCCGGCCGTGTCCACTAGCAGCTACTTAACTCAGCAAAGCCTCGTCCTGCCCTATCCCCAGCAGCCACAGTCGCAGTGCTTCCTCCTGCCACGCACTTTGGGGCCCAGCGAGGAGGATCGCGCCTCCGTAGTCTTTACAGGCTCCGGCTCGGAGGCTGAGTCGGGCAATGAGCAGAGTGTGGTGGCACGCATCATAGCCGACTTTAGTGATATCGAAACGGAGCAGACTCAGCGCACGGGCCAGTCCagtaatcataataataataataacaacaacaatgaggTGCCGGTCAACAGCATTTGCTGCTCGCCACGATCCTATGAGAAGCACGTTTTCACACCCAACTGTAGCGCTGCAATGGGGTCCAGCATGACGCTGCCGGAGACCACGTTGCCTGTAGCCAAGCAAAGCACAGTCAACGGAGAGTCGGGTCAATCGCGCAAACGTAATCAGCGGATAGTGACCAAGTCCTATCGCAACGGCATCACCACCATAGATGTGCAGGTAATTTCTTTGCACATACTCTAATGTATTTATTCTGACAGTGTTGTGGCTCTCCTCCATTTAGAGTACTCCTAGTTCCACTTCCATGACGGACAAATCGAACGCCTATGAGTTTTCCGAGGATAATGAGAAGTACGAGAAGATTTCCACATTTCGTAAGCGTCGACTAGCCGACAAGAAGTACGAGTTTTCCGAGGACAACGTGGAGAATATCATACCATTCACCAAAGTGCGCTCGGCTGGTCGCGCCTCGGCACCAAATTTTagttcctccgccggcagctCTACGGCCCGCAGTTTTCATCGCTTCTCGCCCACGGCGCACTTCTTTCATAACTCGCCATGCGCCTCACCGTCCTCTTCGCCACATCCGTCACAAACACCACCGCATCTGGGCTTTCGATCGCCGCCATCCAGCTCGAACCTAATGCGCTCGCCCAGCCGCGCAGCTAAttcggctgcggctgctgtcgcAGCTCAAATCTACAACCAGAAGTCGCCGCCGCTCTCGCAGGCCACACAGCAGATGCTCAGCTACAAGCCTGTGGGACCCTTGGGGGCGCTCTCTCCGCTACAGGTGTCCATGGCCAAGCGTTTCGAGATTGGCGGCTCTATGTCGCCCAATGCAGGCCTGTCCTTTCTATCGCCCCGACGCGATGAACCCCGCATTGTGGAGATGCCTGTGCAGGGCGGAGTAATGCCAGAGAAGCCGGTATGCACCAAGAAGCTGAGACGCCGCTATGTGGAAGAGGACGATGCCACTTCAGTTATCACCAGCGAGGAGGGTAAGAAGGAATAAAGAAATGTAAACGATAAGAAAAACATTGTCTCGGTATCGTTTAGATGACTGCATATCGCCGGGATATCACACATCGCTGCCCATGGAAGTACACGGCTCGTGCTATTCggaaatgcaaatgatttCGCACGCCTCCTATCAGCGCCTGCGCTGCAGCAGTGTGGTAATCACCCAACACTCGTTCGATCTGGAGACCTTCACGTACTATGTGATTAGTTTGCTGTGCCAGAAGCACCACAAGATCTACAATGTGTTCTACGACTGGGCCTACGAGGTGATTAGCGTCTGCCCCCTGAGCCAGACGGTCAGCTGCCTGCTCATGGCCCAGTTCTCGGCACGAGATCAGCCCTAcgctccgctgacgaactgcCTGCACTGCACCGGCCGCATAGACTGTATGTTCCACAATCGCCAGTACGAGTGTCGCATACTGTTCACCTGGAACATGGAGAGCGGCCAGTGGCAGGTCCTGGACTACGGCGAACTTCGGGAAATGCACGAGCTCTTCAATCCACTGAAGCGTCTGTGCAAGTCGCGCCTGACCTTTGCCCAAATGGCCAAGAAGATGGCCAAGGAGATGACGGAGAGCTTGAACAAGCTCCCCGACTATGCCTCCAATCTACGTGTGCTCAACTCTGATATTAAGAAGTCAAAATCGTATATCTGCGATCTCGACAACATGGTGGAGTTTCACCTGAAACGCACACCCCAAGGGACGCTCTGAGCAGCTCTGAGAATCTGCGGATTCACTTGCTCTCTGCCAAGATTTTTTTCGTACAACTCGCAACGGTTGCGTGCATCTAGTTCAGTTctaaacacaacaaaaaacgtGTGCTGTATTTAGTCTTTAGTTACctacatacctacatatttGTATATCTTACTTAGTGCAACGAAACGCTTTTGCAAACGGTCCTAATTTCGACTGAAGTCATTTAAGTAATCTACGATCTAGGTTCTAGTGGAATTTCGTAAGGAAAGAGGGCTTGGGCCAAGGGCTCTGGCTCAGGCTCTGCTCATCATACATTTATACTTACAATAATTGTATACTTTTGATATTTGAGATTGCAATTCAACTATTACTTTAATATTAGTTAGTAACTCTACGAACTACGGTACTAACGATGCCAGTACTAATTTAGTTAGCGGCCGCCCTTCTCCTCTGCAGGGTgtgcataaaaaatatacaactttaatcaaaatatctaaatatatttccaaaaaatacaatttcctGAAATGTAATACAATCTCCAATCAATGGAAGAGAGCCCCAATTAATTCCTTTCGCTATTACCAAACTTGTCTGAATCCGGATTCCGACTGCTGCCGGTAGAGTCCGTTGCTGTACTGTACCTGTTTTGGATGCTGAAAGAATTCAAACAATTTGTAATGCAAattctcttgctctctcttaTAGATCTTACCGGTAATGGATTGACCGGAGTATGTCGCAGTTGCAGAATGTGGCCAGGAATATGATCATGCCCTGACTGCAGTTGATCAGGTCAGCGGCTGTAGTGAATTCCTCAAAAACCTTCTCCATATAACAAATAAATGCCATGATCTCCAGACACCAACTGCCGCCCATTATGATGAACAAACGCAGATACACGCGGTAGCTGAAGATATTGAATATTGCAACCAATGAAACGATTGGTAATGGCACCGATTGGTTGCCCACTTACTTGGCTTTGTTGGTGGACTTTCGTTGACGTTCGTTTTGGTTAAGCACCTGCTGATTCTTCTTGTTCTCCACATAAATGTATCTGCTTGTCAATGCAAACATCGTCCCGTTGAGAAGTATCAACATTATGAGCGGCGAATAAAAATAGTACATGGCCGACCATCCTTCCgctataaagaaaaaaaagcgtCATCGCTTGGTTCCAAGAACAGATACTATAGATCGACATACTATAGATCCAGCATGTGTACTCTCCCACACCGGGTGTGCGGGGGTTCGCCGAATTGAACTTGGTGAAAAGATCAATCATTAATATCCCCACAGTGAGCACGGCAGCCGTGCTCCAAACGATGATGTTATAGTTGAGGAAGCTACTCCGGCTGTTCCTGTTAAACTCGTGAAACCGGCGCAGCGCGAATCGTCTCCACAAGTCGAAGCTTATCACCGACAGCCAGAGAAACGTGGCCATTACAGCGAAATACCCAGCGTATCCTGGAAACGTAATCCAGTTCCGTGTAGTGCCAGTCATCAGAATTATATTCTAGGCCTTACCATTAATTTGACACAACAATGAACGAGGGCGAAATAGATCAGACATACTGATGACATTCAGCAGGAaggtggctgccaagcagatGAAGTACAGATTGCAGCACTTTCCATGCAACGAATGGAATCTGGGCAGCCAAAAGTACACGGCAATGGTAATTACCATGCATATTATGGAAGCCGACTTGACTAGAAAAAAAGGAATCGGCCAGATCTCTTGAACACTCTCTTGTGTGGCTCATTTTGAGAACTTACCGTAGCCCATGACCATGGAAGGCTCCACAACGCAGCTGTAGGGAGCGATGGTATAATCGTAGTATGTTATGTTCTTCGCCTTTCGCGGCTGCAGGCAATACTCCTGCTTGGAAAGGTTCTTCTTGTCGTAATgccgcaaaagttttccatccTAGACAGTGcattagttttatttgtaTAGAAATGGCAGAGATATACCCTAACAAACCTCGAACAGGGTCCACTGATCTTCAGAGGACGATTCTCTGTCAAGTGCATAATGAGTCTTACATGGCAGAGGTAGGTCTTCCTGCACAAACATCTCTGTCAAAATATGTTTACTCGCTATCGATCCATCATCTTGCATTATATCCAGCGTCATGTCGTAGGATAGTGAGTTCTCTTTCTTGGAACACCCGAAACTTTTCATCCGCTTTATCATCGGACAACAGAATCGAATGCAGGTCCTCAACTTGCACACACATCCTCGGATGTGCTTGGGCACGGATATCCTATCCCCGTCGTACTGGATCACATAGTCGTAATCTCCAGTGAGTCTCGCAGGAACTGTGAGATTCTTGTATCTATAAGATCCATTTTCTGCCTTGAAGCCGCTCGTTATATTGACCGTATCGAAAAAGTCGCAATCGGGGATGTCGTTAGTCCGCACACCAATGGCCATTAGGGTGCTCAGCAGGAGCACGGTGCGGCTATATACGCGGCTATTCATTCCGAGTGGCACTTGTAATGCTAGTTTTCCGTTATGTCGACTAGTCGGTCCAACGACTCAATCCGTAATAATCATCCGACTTGGCTCCGTTTAATGATATCACACATATACTTGCTATATTAAAATGATTCCTTGGAGTCAAGCAGTTACTTTTATCAGCAAAAGCACATGTATGGGTGCTTGGGCACATAGTATAGAGAAATATTTGATATCGGACTGTAATTTACAAGAACATCAtggaattaaatttaaatcgcTCTTCGAGGAACGGCTCAAAACTGCTATGCGAAATCTCGTCGTTCTGAGACAGAACCATCGACTCTTTCTGGAGTCCGGGATATCTATGATAAACCAATGTACCCAAAATCTCAGCTTTAAAACAACTACAAAagaaattttccaaaaatttaaaagtttaTTCAACGTTCCCATAACAATAGGGAATTTATTTCATATCCTGCTTGAGCTGGAAGTCCTGTGTCAGACTGCATGTTGCAGACTCAACTCCACTTAACCGTCTTTCGTGGGTTCTGAAAGAAGTAGTTCAGTTTCTTTAAAAGATACATTAGTGACAGAGATAATGCACTCACCGCTCACGGATGGCCCTGATCATGTCCCTGTTGCAGAATGTGACAAGGAATATTATGATCCCCTGGCTGCACTTAATAATATCAGCTGCTACAATCAAGGGCTTGCAGAACTTCTGAGTTTCACAAATAAATGCCACGATTTCCAGAACCCAACTGCCGCCCATTATGATGAACAAATGCAGATACACGCCGtaactaaataaaatatataaaataatggGCCTATAAGATACATGTCTTAAAGAAACTTTTACGATTTACATTAAATGTTAAGAAACCTCATTAGATCTCATTCACTTTTGGGAAACTTGAATGGATCTGAATctataaatgaaatatgtaaTATACAATCATACCTAAtgacaaaata contains:
- the LOC4801023 gene encoding uncharacterized protein: METDYQNYVESLSGVSSDDDDMSTVDSSDETSEEPTPSPALNTRTRNLGQMLYDRERSGFFSGTSRAGQKQQLPYDRVPNRLKLYLKDVIASSVMEGHIFMGLTACGQYMLSHRVTCNEGLNHYSFNMGYKYTLYFWIFQPYKKLRYFFTRRLFDDHVVDNIKTVSMTQWKNAGKQILVVHGAATEESEDSYITYVKVPKLGCLECKKLNDDGPYSFYNAHCLNCHLTVHTKYSSTETDPGFQPKINLLCPERILIISNGFMHMLRIDVDTPAVSTSSYLTQQSLVLPYPQQPQSQCFLLPRTLGPSEEDRASVVFTGSGSEAESGNEQSVVARIIADFSDIETEQTQRTGQSSNHNNNNNNNNEVPVNSICCSPRSYEKHVFTPNCSAAMGSSMTLPETTLPVAKQSTVNGESGQSRKRNQRIVTKSYRNGITTIDVQSTPSSTSMTDKSNAYEFSEDNEKYEKISTFRKRRLADKKYEFSEDNVENIIPFTKVRSAGRASAPNFSSSAGSSTARSFHRFSPTAHFFHNSPCASPSSSPHPSQTPPHLGFRSPPSSSNLMRSPSRAANSAAAAVAAQIYNQKSPPLSQATQQMLSYKPVGPLGALSPLQVSMAKRFEIGGSMSPNAGLSFLSPRRDEPRIVEMPVQGGVMPEKPVCTKKLRRRYVEEDDATSVITSEEDDCISPGYHTSLPMEVHGSCYSEMQMISHASYQRLRCSSVVITQHSFDLETFTYYVISLLCQKHHKIYNVFYDWAYEVISVCPLSQTVSCLLMAQFSARDQPYAPLTNCLHCTGRIDCMFHNRQYECRILFTWNMESGQWQVLDYGELREMHELFNPLKRLCKSRLTFAQMAKKMAKEMTESLNKLPDYASNLRVLNSDIKKSKSYICDLDNMVEFHLKRTPQGTL
- the LOC117183192 gene encoding probable G-protein coupled receptor Mth-like 11, whose amino-acid sequence is MAIGVRTNDIPDCDFFDTVNITSGFKAENGSYRYKNLTVPARLTGDYDYVIQYDGDRISVPKHIRGCVCKLRTCIRFCCPMIKRMKSFGCSKKENSLSYDMTLDIMQDDGSIASKHILTEMFVQEDLPLPCKTHYALDRESSSEDQWTLFEDGKLLRHYDKKNLSKQEYCLQPRKAKNITYYDYTIAPYSCVVEPSMVMGYVKSASIICMVITIAVYFWLPRFHSLHGKCCNLYFICLAATFLLNVISMSDLFRPRSLLCQINGYAGYFAVMATFLWLSVISFDLWRRFALRRFHEFNRNSRSSFLNYNIIVWSTAAVLTVGILMIDLFTKFNSANPRTPGVGEYTCWIYTEGWSAMYYFYSPLIMLILLNGTMFALTSRYIYVENKKNQQVLNQNERQRKSTNKANYRVYLRLFIIMGGSWCLEIMAFICYMEKVFEEFTTAADLINCSQGMIIFLATFCNCDILRSIHYRIQNRYSTATDSTGSSRNPDSDKFGNSERN